The proteins below are encoded in one region of Effusibacillus dendaii:
- a CDS encoding IS1595 family transposase, whose protein sequence is MAKAEAISLIQFQKLFGTEEDCASYMMHKRWKDGFSCPKCEHSSYYYIKTRKLYECSKCHYQASITAGTLMHKTKLPLTVWFWAIYLVAHDKRGRSALSLAGVLDLNYRTALHMLRKIRAAMKDRDSGYLLSGVVEMDDAYFGAPRKGKDGRGTSKTKAVIALSKDGNNHPAYLRIEVIDQVTIEEISRVAQSCIEPGTTIVSDGHSSYKPLAEIGYIHESKAYYKEDKEDFLKMLHNIIGNVKAYIQGTYHGLGPAYIQSYFDEFCFRFNRRFNPNEIFDRLLNACVLADPHPMS, encoded by the coding sequence ATGGCTAAAGCAGAAGCGATTTCCTTAATTCAATTTCAAAAGCTGTTCGGCACGGAGGAAGACTGCGCCTCCTACATGATGCATAAACGCTGGAAAGATGGATTTTCCTGTCCCAAATGTGAGCACAGCAGCTATTACTACATCAAAACACGCAAACTCTACGAGTGCAGCAAATGCCATTACCAGGCATCCATCACTGCCGGAACACTTATGCATAAGACTAAACTGCCTTTGACAGTCTGGTTTTGGGCCATCTATCTGGTGGCGCATGACAAGCGGGGAAGATCCGCTTTATCGCTGGCCGGCGTGCTCGATTTGAATTACCGTACGGCACTTCATATGCTGCGAAAGATCCGCGCTGCGATGAAGGACAGGGACTCGGGTTACCTGCTTTCCGGCGTCGTCGAAATGGACGATGCCTACTTCGGTGCCCCGCGCAAAGGAAAAGACGGCCGCGGAACAAGCAAAACGAAAGCCGTCATTGCTCTCTCGAAAGACGGAAACAACCATCCGGCCTATCTGCGTATTGAGGTGATCGATCAGGTCACCATCGAAGAGATCAGCCGCGTTGCTCAATCCTGCATAGAGCCGGGGACTACGATTGTTTCAGACGGCCACAGTTCCTACAAACCGCTGGCGGAAATCGGCTATATCCATGAGTCAAAAGCTTATTACAAAGAAGACAAAGAAGATTTTCTCAAGATGCTTCACAATATCATTGGCAATGTGAAAGCCTACATTCAGGGGACGTATCACGGACTGGGGCCGGCATACATTCAGTCGTATTTCGATGAGTTCTGTTTTCGGTTTAACCGTCGATTTAATCCGAACGAAATCTTCGACCGCCTTTTGAATGCATGTGTTTTAGCAGATCCTCATCCGATGTCCTGA
- a CDS encoding RNHCP domain-containing protein has protein sequence MNESSKFTVRNESFVCIHCGTSVRPLTGGGCRNHCPECFYSLHLDIHPGDRASDCKGILEPITVESHSKKGYMIVHRCKRCGLQTKNKMALEDPVQPDNFAHLLELMQRNPGI, from the coding sequence ATGAACGAATCATCGAAATTCACAGTCCGCAACGAATCGTTTGTTTGTATACACTGCGGAACATCCGTCCGTCCGTTGACCGGCGGAGGATGTCGGAATCATTGTCCGGAATGTTTTTACTCCCTGCATCTGGACATTCATCCAGGTGATCGGGCATCCGATTGCAAAGGAATTCTCGAGCCGATCACAGTGGAATCGCACAGCAAAAAGGGATATATGATCGTCCATCGCTGCAAGCGGTGCGGTCTTCAGACAAAAAACAAAATGGCGCTGGAAGATCCTGTCCAGCCCGACAATTTTGCGCATCTGTTGGAACTGATGCAAAGAAATCCCGGTATTTGA
- the xerD gene encoding site-specific tyrosine recombinase XerD gives MDKLIERFIHYLAVERGLSQNTLESYQRDLIGYTEFLRQNGIEDIDQTRRASIIGYLAGLQKMGRATTTISRNLASIRSFYGFLLRDGLIEGDPTANLESPKVEKKLPQVLSVQDVERLLESPDLRTHAGIRDKAMLELLYASGIRVSELVSLNIEDVNINMGFLKCFGKGSKERIIPLGAVALKILDQYMNRSRQSLVRDASERSLFLNHHGQRLTRQGFWKIIKKYAKAANIKKEITPHTFRHSFATHLLENGADLRSVQEMLGHADISTTQIYTHITKSRLKEVYAKTHPRA, from the coding sequence ATGGACAAGCTGATCGAACGATTCATTCATTACCTTGCGGTCGAACGGGGCCTCTCACAAAATACACTGGAATCCTATCAAAGAGATTTGATCGGATACACGGAATTTTTACGACAAAATGGAATCGAGGATATCGATCAAACGCGGCGGGCGAGTATTATTGGGTATCTGGCGGGACTGCAAAAAATGGGCCGCGCGACCACCACGATTTCCCGCAACCTGGCAAGCATCCGTTCGTTTTACGGATTTTTGCTGCGTGACGGACTGATTGAAGGCGATCCAACGGCAAATCTCGAATCACCTAAGGTTGAGAAGAAGCTGCCGCAAGTCCTGTCTGTACAGGATGTCGAACGGCTGCTCGAATCGCCTGATCTGCGAACACATGCAGGCATACGTGACAAAGCGATGTTGGAACTGCTTTACGCATCCGGAATTCGAGTGTCAGAATTGGTCTCGCTCAATATCGAAGATGTAAATATCAACATGGGATTTCTGAAATGTTTCGGGAAAGGGTCGAAGGAACGAATTATCCCGTTAGGGGCTGTCGCTTTAAAGATTCTCGACCAATATATGAACCGTTCCCGGCAAAGTTTAGTGCGGGATGCATCGGAACGTTCCCTGTTTTTGAACCACCACGGACAACGATTGACGCGGCAAGGGTTCTGGAAAATTATCAAGAAATACGCGAAAGCGGCCAATATCAAAAAAGAGATTACACCGCACACATTTCGTCATTCGTTTGCGACGCATCTGTTGGAAAATGGGGCTGATTTGCGTTCCGTTCAAGAAATGCTCGGCCATGCAGACATTTCCACTACGCAAATTTATACGCATATTACCAAGTCTCGCTTAAAGGAAGTATACGCGAAAACGCATCCCAGGGCCTAA
- the ald gene encoding alanine dehydrogenase, with product MIIGVPKEIKNNENRVALTPGGVETLQNAGHQVLVESSAGLGSGFTDEEYQQKGARILQTADEVWGQADMILKVKEPIASEYGYFRKGLILFAYLHLAPEPELTKALMEKEVVAIAYETIQLPDRSLPLLMPMSEVAGRMSVQIGAQFLESQNGGKGILLGGVPGVAPAEVVIIGGGMVGTQAAKMALGTGARVTILDVNPDRMRYLDDIFGGRVTTVMSNSHNIEEAVRKADLLIGAVLIPGAKAPKLVKEYMVKAMSKGSVIVDVAIDQGGSIETIDRVTTHSNPTYEKFGVVHYAVANMPGAVPRTSTLALTNATLPYVLQIANKGHKTAISENQALALGVNVINGKVTYQAVADALGHPYVPLQQAMA from the coding sequence TTGATCATCGGTGTCCCGAAAGAGATTAAAAACAATGAAAATCGGGTGGCGCTTACGCCGGGCGGAGTAGAAACGTTGCAAAACGCCGGTCATCAGGTTTTGGTGGAAAGCTCAGCCGGACTCGGAAGCGGTTTTACAGATGAGGAATATCAACAAAAAGGAGCCCGGATTTTGCAGACGGCGGATGAAGTTTGGGGTCAGGCGGACATGATCCTGAAAGTGAAAGAGCCGATTGCCTCTGAATACGGTTATTTTCGTAAGGGACTCATTTTGTTTGCCTATCTGCACCTGGCGCCGGAACCGGAACTGACAAAAGCGTTGATGGAAAAAGAAGTTGTGGCCATCGCCTATGAAACGATCCAACTGCCGGACCGTTCCTTGCCGCTCCTGATGCCGATGAGTGAAGTGGCGGGGCGAATGTCGGTGCAGATTGGGGCGCAGTTTCTGGAAAGCCAAAACGGCGGCAAAGGGATTTTGCTGGGAGGCGTACCGGGTGTAGCGCCAGCAGAGGTTGTCATCATCGGCGGTGGAATGGTCGGCACGCAGGCGGCGAAAATGGCATTGGGAACGGGCGCACGGGTTACCATTCTGGATGTCAACCCGGATCGAATGAGATATTTGGATGACATATTTGGCGGGCGTGTAACGACTGTCATGTCGAATTCGCACAACATCGAGGAAGCGGTGCGGAAAGCGGATCTGCTGATCGGGGCGGTGTTGATTCCCGGTGCGAAAGCTCCCAAACTGGTCAAGGAATATATGGTCAAGGCCATGTCGAAGGGATCAGTGATCGTCGATGTAGCGATTGACCAAGGCGGTTCCATTGAAACAATTGACAGAGTCACCACTCATTCGAACCCCACCTATGAAAAATTCGGCGTGGTGCATTACGCGGTGGCCAACATGCCGGGAGCGGTACCGCGTACCTCGACCCTGGCTCTAACGAATGCAACACTGCCATACGTGCTGCAGATCGCAAATAAAGGGCACAAAACCGCCATTTCCGAAAATCAGGCGCTTGCGCTGGGAGTCAATGTGATCAACGGGAAAGTGACGTATCAGGCGGTCGCCGACGCATTGGGGCATCCGTATGTTCCTTTGCAGCAGGCAATGGCGTAA
- the fur gene encoding ferric iron uptake transcriptional regulator — protein MHERLDQIKEQLHSKSFKLTPQREATLLVLLENEEAHLSAEEIFMLVKQKAPDIGLATVYRTLDLLSELKIIEKLNFGDGMARYEFRSEDHPHHHHHLICLKCNRLFEIEDLLDTLEEKVEREHKFKIVDHRVSFLGYCENCREDL, from the coding sequence ATGCATGAAAGACTCGATCAAATCAAGGAACAGTTGCATTCGAAGTCGTTTAAACTAACTCCTCAACGGGAAGCTACTCTGCTGGTTCTCTTGGAAAATGAAGAAGCGCATTTAAGCGCCGAAGAAATTTTTATGCTGGTCAAACAGAAAGCGCCCGATATTGGGTTAGCCACGGTGTATCGGACGCTTGATCTGTTAAGCGAACTAAAAATCATTGAGAAGCTTAATTTTGGTGACGGAATGGCGCGATACGAATTCCGTTCGGAAGATCATCCCCATCACCACCACCATTTAATCTGCCTGAAATGCAATCGGTTGTTTGAAATCGAGGATCTGCTTGACACGTTGGAAGAAAAGGTCGAGCGCGAACATAAATTTAAGATCGTCGACCATCGTGTCAGTTTTCTCGGATATTGCGAAAACTGCCGCGAGGATCTGTAA
- the spoIIM gene encoding stage II sporulation protein M — protein sequence MVRSLKIAAERYIQENSKLIIYTIVLFIVGVIFGSIVVSALADGQKTDLFNYLKGFFGLVNDNQLPDSAYVTWHKIITNLKMLGLIWVLGLSIIGLPLIVVLMFLKGFTIGFTVGFLVDKFAGKGLLFAIMAVLPQNLILVPALVLAGVAGIAFSLMLVRSRFAPEMSLYQKFLKYTILFLILVGCMIVASFVEGYVSPILMKVVTPHL from the coding sequence ATGGTTCGCAGCTTGAAAATTGCCGCCGAACGGTATATACAAGAGAATTCCAAATTAATCATCTACACGATCGTCCTTTTCATTGTCGGCGTAATCTTCGGTTCCATTGTCGTCAGCGCGCTGGCGGACGGTCAGAAGACGGATCTGTTCAATTACCTGAAAGGATTTTTCGGTTTGGTGAACGACAACCAACTGCCGGATTCCGCTTATGTGACCTGGCACAAAATTATCACCAACCTGAAAATGCTGGGACTGATCTGGGTTTTGGGGCTTTCCATCATCGGATTGCCGCTGATCGTCGTTTTGATGTTTTTAAAGGGTTTTACGATCGGCTTTACGGTTGGATTTCTGGTTGACAAATTTGCCGGAAAAGGTCTTCTGTTCGCCATTATGGCCGTATTGCCGCAAAATCTGATCTTGGTTCCCGCCTTGGTATTGGCCGGAGTGGCTGGCATTGCGTTCTCGCTGATGCTGGTCAGATCCCGATTTGCGCCGGAAATGTCATTGTACCAGAAATTTTTGAAATACACGATTCTGTTTTTGATTCTCGTTGGCTGTATGATTGTCGCGTCTTTCGTGGAAGGTTACGTGAGCCCTATTCTAATGAAGGTTGTGACCCCTCATTTGTAA
- a CDS encoding phosphopentomutase yields MNRYGRVILLVLDSCGIGEANDAAEYGDVGTNTIANIARAVGGLHVPNLARLGLGRIHPIAGVTTDAKSGAYGKMAEQSAGKDTTNGHWEMMGVKLEQPLPTYPEGFPKEIMDEFEQRIGRQTLGNKPASGTEILKELGDRHMQTGYPIVYTSADSVFQIAAHEEIVPLEELYCWCEIARAMLVGPHGVGRVIARPFVGENGQFVRTANRRDYSLLFGRTVLNELQEAGLDVVGIGKIEDIYGGSGITRGIHTNDNMDGVDQTLTAMRDVEKGLIFTNLVDFDAKYGHRNDPYGFAKAIEQFDARMPELIGSLRANDLLIITADHGCDPTTAGTDHTREFVPLLAFATGMKTTVSLGVRETFADLGATIADNFGVPNPGMGRSFLYELTESDR; encoded by the coding sequence ATGAATAGATACGGGCGTGTCATATTGCTCGTGCTGGACAGCTGCGGTATCGGGGAAGCGAACGATGCGGCGGAATACGGGGATGTTGGCACCAATACGATAGCCAACATTGCAAGAGCGGTGGGCGGCCTGCATGTTCCGAATCTGGCCAGGTTGGGGCTTGGCCGAATCCACCCGATTGCGGGTGTAACAACCGACGCAAAGTCTGGGGCATACGGAAAGATGGCCGAGCAGTCAGCGGGCAAAGACACCACAAACGGACATTGGGAGATGATGGGGGTCAAGCTGGAACAGCCGCTCCCGACATATCCGGAAGGATTTCCAAAAGAAATCATGGATGAGTTTGAACAACGGATCGGACGTCAGACATTGGGTAACAAACCGGCATCCGGAACCGAAATCCTAAAGGAGTTAGGCGATCGGCATATGCAGACCGGCTATCCGATCGTCTATACATCGGCTGACAGTGTGTTTCAGATTGCGGCGCACGAAGAAATTGTGCCGCTTGAAGAACTGTACTGCTGGTGCGAAATCGCCCGCGCCATGCTTGTGGGCCCGCATGGTGTCGGCCGCGTGATCGCCAGGCCGTTTGTCGGTGAAAACGGACAGTTTGTGCGAACGGCAAATCGCCGCGACTACTCTCTTTTGTTTGGCCGAACGGTGCTAAACGAACTGCAGGAGGCGGGGCTTGACGTTGTCGGCATTGGCAAAATCGAAGACATCTATGGAGGATCTGGCATTACGCGGGGGATACATACGAATGACAATATGGATGGGGTCGATCAGACGCTGACTGCGATGAGGGACGTGGAGAAAGGTCTGATCTTTACCAACCTGGTCGATTTTGATGCAAAATATGGCCACCGCAACGACCCGTATGGATTTGCCAAAGCGATTGAGCAGTTTGATGCCCGAATGCCGGAACTGATCGGTTCCTTGCGGGCGAACGATTTGTTGATCATCACCGCCGACCACGGGTGTGACCCGACGACAGCCGGGACTGACCATACACGCGAATTCGTGCCGCTGCTGGCTTTTGCAACCGGAATGAAAACGACGGTGAGTCTCGGTGTCCGTGAAACATTTGCCGACTTGGGCGCTACGATTGCGGACAATTTTGGAGTGCCAAATCCGGGAATGGGAAGGAGTTTTTTATATGAACTTACTGAATCAGATCGATGA
- a CDS encoding pyrimidine-nucleoside phosphorylase translates to MRMYDLIRKKRDGGELSKPEIEFIVNGYTNGSLPDYQMSAFTMAVFFRGMTARETADLTRAMANSGDTVDLSAIKGIKVDKHSTGGVGDTTTLVLAPLVASIGVPVAKMSGHGLGHTGGTIDKLQSIPGFSVELSERQFVQNVNQIGLALTGQTGDVAPADKKLYALRDVTATVDSIPLIASSVMSKKLAAGADAIVLDVKTGEGAFMKTLDESFVLAKAMVEIGTELGRQTIAVVSDMNQPLGLAVGNALEVKEAIDTLQGHGPADLTELCLELGAHMTVLARKASDPETAKQRLRDQICSGAAVAKLKQFIAAQGGDASVVDRPEMLPQAAKTVVFKSETDGFISYINAETIGTCAMLLGAGREQKDSAIDLAVGIVLQKKIGDQVATGDPLAVLHLNDDARLPGVISLLRESFEISPVPVPKPPLIYGVVTREGIERFY, encoded by the coding sequence ATGAGAATGTATGATTTGATCCGGAAAAAACGGGATGGCGGGGAATTATCGAAACCAGAAATCGAATTTATCGTAAACGGTTATACGAACGGTTCCCTGCCCGATTATCAGATGTCCGCTTTTACGATGGCGGTCTTTTTTCGGGGTATGACCGCAAGGGAAACAGCCGATTTGACGCGGGCGATGGCCAATTCGGGCGATACAGTCGACTTATCTGCGATCAAAGGGATCAAAGTAGATAAACATTCCACGGGCGGCGTCGGTGACACTACTACGTTGGTGCTGGCTCCGCTGGTGGCGTCGATCGGTGTGCCGGTTGCCAAAATGTCAGGGCACGGATTGGGTCACACAGGCGGCACAATTGACAAATTGCAATCGATTCCCGGTTTTTCTGTCGAATTAAGTGAACGGCAGTTTGTGCAAAACGTCAACCAGATTGGTCTTGCTCTGACCGGACAGACGGGGGATGTGGCGCCTGCCGACAAAAAGCTGTATGCGCTGCGAGATGTGACGGCGACTGTCGACTCGATTCCCCTGATTGCCAGTTCCGTAATGAGCAAAAAGCTGGCGGCCGGAGCGGACGCGATCGTGTTGGATGTGAAAACGGGCGAGGGAGCTTTTATGAAGACGCTCGACGAGTCGTTTGTTCTGGCGAAAGCGATGGTTGAGATTGGCACGGAACTGGGCCGCCAAACAATCGCGGTTGTTTCAGACATGAATCAACCGCTTGGATTGGCGGTTGGCAACGCCCTGGAAGTGAAAGAGGCAATCGATACGCTGCAGGGGCACGGTCCTGCCGATTTAACCGAATTATGTCTTGAACTGGGAGCTCATATGACGGTGCTGGCAAGGAAAGCGTCAGATCCGGAAACAGCTAAACAACGGCTGCGCGATCAGATTTGTTCGGGGGCGGCTGTTGCCAAGCTGAAACAGTTTATTGCGGCGCAGGGGGGAGACGCATCTGTGGTCGATCGGCCAGAGATGCTTCCACAGGCGGCCAAAACGGTCGTCTTCAAATCAGAAACAGACGGCTTTATCTCCTATATCAATGCCGAAACGATCGGCACCTGCGCGATGCTGCTAGGTGCCGGACGAGAACAGAAAGATTCGGCGATCGATCTGGCGGTAGGCATCGTGCTTCAGAAAAAAATAGGCGATCAGGTGGCAACAGGAGACCCGTTAGCCGTTTTGCATTTGAATGACGACGCCCGTTTGCCAGGAGTAATCTCCCTGCTCAGGGAGTCATTTGAAATCAGCCCGGTACCCGTGCCAAAGCCGCCGCTTATATACGGGGTTGTCACACGCGAGGGTATCGAAAGATTCTATTGA
- the serC gene encoding 3-phosphoserine/phosphohydroxythreonine transaminase, translating into MTKQVYRAYNFNAGPSALPLSVLQKAQEELVDFKGSGMSVMELSHRSALYEDVHNQAIALLKELYGMPEEYEVLFLQGGASLQFAMVPLNFLAEGQSAGYVMTGSWSEKAYEEANKLGQVYQAASTKEESYRRIPAPSELQIQPGSAYLHVTSNNTIFGTQWSDFPETGDVPLVADMSSDILSKPVDVKKFAMIYAGAQKNLGPSGVTVVIVRPDFLERATQNVPTMLRYDIHVKNNSLYNTPPTFSIYMLGLVLQWAKEQGGITAIARRNQEKAGLIYDAIDQSGGFYKGHAEKDSRSLMNITFRLQSEELEKKFLAEAKSAGFVGLNGHRSVGGCRASAYNAVPVEACQALRDFMLEFQKNNG; encoded by the coding sequence ATGACGAAGCAAGTGTACCGCGCTTACAATTTTAATGCCGGCCCGTCCGCCCTGCCATTGAGTGTTTTGCAGAAGGCGCAGGAGGAACTGGTCGATTTTAAAGGTTCCGGTATGTCTGTGATGGAATTGAGCCATCGCAGCGCGCTGTATGAGGACGTACATAATCAGGCAATCGCCCTCTTGAAAGAACTGTACGGAATGCCGGAAGAGTATGAGGTACTGTTCCTGCAGGGAGGCGCCAGCCTGCAATTTGCGATGGTGCCGTTGAATTTTCTGGCGGAAGGCCAGTCGGCCGGTTATGTGATGACCGGTTCCTGGTCGGAGAAAGCGTATGAAGAAGCAAACAAACTGGGACAGGTCTATCAGGCGGCCAGCACGAAAGAGGAATCGTACCGCCGCATTCCGGCTCCTTCCGAATTGCAGATTCAGCCCGGTTCGGCGTACCTGCATGTAACGTCAAACAACACCATTTTCGGTACGCAATGGTCCGATTTTCCGGAAACGGGAGATGTGCCTCTGGTGGCCGATATGTCGAGCGATATTCTTTCGAAACCGGTCGATGTGAAAAAATTTGCTATGATCTATGCGGGCGCCCAGAAAAACTTGGGTCCGTCCGGCGTTACGGTTGTGATCGTCCGGCCTGATTTTCTGGAGCGGGCAACCCAAAATGTGCCGACCATGCTTCGCTACGACATCCATGTGAAAAACAACTCGCTTTACAACACGCCTCCCACTTTCAGCATTTATATGCTGGGACTTGTGCTGCAATGGGCGAAAGAACAGGGCGGTATCACGGCGATTGCACGCCGCAACCAGGAAAAAGCCGGTCTGATCTACGACGCCATCGATCAAAGCGGCGGATTTTACAAGGGACATGCTGAAAAAGACAGCCGTTCGCTGATGAATATTACGTTCCGTTTGCAGAGCGAAGAATTGGAGAAAAAGTTCCTCGCAGAAGCGAAGTCTGCCGGTTTTGTCGGTTTGAACGGGCACCGTTCGGTCGGCGGCTGCCGTGCGTCTGCATATAATGCGGTACCGGTCGAAGCATGCCAGGCGTTGCGTGATTTTATGCTCGAATTCCAGAAAAATAACGGATAA
- a CDS encoding purine-nucleoside phosphorylase: protein MNLLNQIDESASVIRKQISGTPKIGLVLGSGLGILAEEVENAVTIPYDTIPHFPVSTVEGHAGQFVFGRFAGQMVAMMQGRFHFYEGYSVGQVTFPIRVMKRLGIDTAVITNASGGINKDFAAGDLMLIRDHINLTGQNPLIGPNHPELGVRFPDMSNAYDRDLRELAHRLANQLSIPLQEGVYAGLTGPSYETPAEIRMLRQLGADAVGMSTVPEVIVAKHMGMRVLGISCISNLAAGILDQPLSHQEVMETAERVKESFSRLVREIVREL, encoded by the coding sequence ATGAACTTACTGAATCAGATCGATGAATCGGCCTCTGTTATCCGAAAACAAATTTCAGGAACGCCAAAAATTGGCCTGGTGCTAGGGTCCGGCCTTGGCATATTAGCGGAAGAAGTAGAGAACGCGGTTACAATTCCGTATGATACAATCCCCCATTTTCCCGTTTCCACGGTGGAAGGGCATGCCGGCCAGTTTGTATTCGGCCGTTTTGCCGGACAAATGGTGGCGATGATGCAGGGCCGCTTTCACTTTTACGAAGGGTATTCAGTCGGACAGGTGACGTTTCCCATCCGTGTCATGAAACGTTTAGGCATCGACACGGCGGTGATTACCAATGCGTCAGGCGGCATTAATAAGGACTTTGCAGCCGGTGATTTGATGCTGATCCGCGACCATATTAATTTAACCGGACAAAACCCGCTGATCGGGCCAAACCATCCGGAACTGGGAGTCCGTTTTCCCGATATGTCGAACGCGTACGACCGGGACCTGCGGGAGCTCGCCCACCGTCTCGCCAATCAACTGTCGATTCCGCTCCAGGAAGGCGTTTACGCGGGGCTGACCGGTCCCAGTTATGAAACACCGGCCGAAATTCGTATGCTGCGGCAGTTGGGAGCCGATGCGGTTGGCATGTCGACCGTGCCGGAAGTGATTGTCGCCAAGCATATGGGAATGCGCGTATTGGGCATTTCCTGTATTTCCAACTTGGCGGCTGGAATCCTGGATCAGCCGTTAAGCCATCAGGAAGTGATGGAAACGGCGGAGCGGGTCAAAGAATCGTTCAGCCGTTTGGTTCGGGAAATTGTCAGGGAACTGTAG
- a CDS encoding copper amine oxidase N-terminal domain-containing protein, protein MKNLKTAGVVGAMGLFLILNPGVFAWGNKVDSSHPATGTTVDGGYLFDEGKPPEQASPDHISVVLDNNDVYFPDAKPYIDSDSGRTLVPIRFVAQQMKAQVNWDDGTQQATINLNGKQIVLTVNSQQATVNGQGVGLDAAPTLKDGRTYVPLRFISEVLIDKTKLGGKNPIDWDPQYRVIRIHTK, encoded by the coding sequence ATGAAAAACCTCAAAACAGCAGGAGTGGTTGGGGCTATGGGATTGTTCCTGATTCTCAATCCGGGGGTATTTGCGTGGGGGAACAAGGTAGACAGCTCGCACCCAGCGACAGGAACAACGGTAGATGGAGGGTACTTGTTTGACGAAGGAAAACCACCTGAACAAGCAAGTCCCGATCATATTTCAGTAGTGCTTGATAACAATGATGTATACTTCCCAGATGCCAAACCTTACATCGACAGCGATTCCGGACGGACGTTGGTTCCAATTCGATTTGTCGCTCAACAGATGAAAGCACAAGTAAATTGGGACGACGGTACGCAACAAGCCACCATCAATCTCAATGGAAAACAGATTGTCTTGACGGTGAATAGCCAACAGGCAACGGTCAACGGACAGGGAGTTGGACTTGATGCTGCACCTACTTTAAAAGACGGACGAACCTATGTGCCGCTTCGGTTCATTTCGGAAGTCTTGATTGACAAAACTAAATTAGGTGGAAAAAATCCGATTGATTGGGACCCGCAATACCGTGTCATTCGGATTCACACGAAATAG
- a CDS encoding flavin reductase family protein — MQKDAKDLSAIEIYKLLIGLVTPRPIAFVTTLSENGIVNAAPFSFYNVVCSDPPMLAVSVARKDDGSSKDTSRNIRRTGEFVVHTAEESLIEKINHTSCPYPSSISEVERAGLTTVPGKLVKVPRVAECRVAMECKLVQIVELGNGPDSDLIIGEVVHFAVDDEVVNNGRVDVEKLAPVARLAGSNYSKLGSVFAMERPKYTPE, encoded by the coding sequence ATGCAAAAGGATGCAAAGGATTTGTCGGCGATTGAAATCTATAAACTGTTGATCGGTCTGGTAACGCCTCGCCCGATTGCGTTTGTCACCACATTGTCGGAAAACGGAATTGTAAATGCGGCGCCTTTCAGTTTTTATAATGTGGTTTGCAGTGATCCGCCGATGCTCGCGGTCTCGGTGGCCCGCAAAGATGACGGAAGCAGCAAGGACACGTCTCGCAATATCCGGCGGACAGGTGAATTTGTCGTTCATACGGCAGAAGAATCACTCATTGAAAAAATCAACCATACGTCCTGTCCGTACCCCTCTTCTATTTCGGAAGTGGAGCGGGCCGGATTGACGACGGTTCCCGGAAAGCTTGTAAAAGTTCCCCGTGTGGCAGAGTGCCGCGTCGCGATGGAGTGCAAACTGGTACAGATTGTCGAACTTGGGAATGGACCGGACAGCGACTTGATTATAGGCGAGGTCGTACATTTTGCAGTCGATGACGAAGTTGTCAACAACGGGCGGGTGGATGTTGAAAAATTAGCGCCTGTCGCCCGATTGGCAGGCTCCAACTATAGCAAACTGGGGTCAGTTTTTGCGATGGAACGGCCAAAATACACACCCGAATAA
- a CDS encoding DUF4227 family protein, giving the protein MIVSLRQIARWVQMAVLVCLFSFVLFKAMALFHAWIQPVDKYREPRGNSLKVNSVPISSESDSDWDWANYILSRMKMFYFTGE; this is encoded by the coding sequence ATGATTGTCTCACTTCGACAGATTGCCAGATGGGTTCAAATGGCAGTTCTCGTTTGCCTTTTCTCATTCGTATTGTTTAAAGCGATGGCATTGTTTCACGCATGGATTCAACCGGTAGACAAATACCGGGAACCGCGCGGAAATTCTTTGAAAGTCAATTCTGTACCGATTTCCTCAGAATCGGATTCGGATTGGGATTGGGCCAATTACATTTTGTCCAGAATGAAGATGTTCTACTTTACGGGAGAATAA